One genomic window of Pirellulales bacterium includes the following:
- a CDS encoding DUF1501 domain-containing protein — MPLRNLPNAGLPASTGINRRQFIWQTGGGFGGLALAALLGHDGLFASEQASSAGTATPRPEFNGGLHHQARAKCVIQLFMSGAASQCDTFDYKPLLIERNGQPFNPGGKVELFQSTPGAVMQSPWSWAQYGESGKWMSSLVPELATCVDDMVFLPSMQAKSNVHGPATFMQATGFVLPGFPSMGAWISYALGNANDNLPTFVALPDSRGFAPNGPANWGPGFLPAAHQGTMVRPGSENPIFDLFPPTGGYVTDESEHAGRELLAQLNEEHLAQRAGDAQLEARIASYELAARLQLSAPEVLSLADESRQTLDLYGVDDPVTADFGRNCLIARRLVERGVRFVQVWSGADNGFPRRNWDSHEDLARDHGDMGRSMDRPAAALIKDLKARGMLDETIVLWTTEFGRMPCSQGSRGRDHNPDTFTSWVAGGGFRGGTVYGASDEWSFRAVEHPLYCYDLHATILHQLGIDHTRLTFRHNGIDRRLTDVHGKVIRDVVG; from the coding sequence ATGCCGCTACGAAACTTGCCAAATGCCGGCTTGCCTGCATCGACGGGCATCAACCGCCGCCAGTTCATCTGGCAAACCGGTGGCGGTTTCGGCGGGCTGGCGCTGGCGGCCCTCTTGGGCCACGACGGACTATTCGCGAGCGAGCAAGCTTCCTCCGCCGGCACGGCCACGCCGCGGCCGGAGTTCAACGGCGGCCTGCACCATCAGGCCCGCGCCAAGTGCGTCATCCAGCTCTTCATGTCGGGCGCGGCGAGCCAATGCGATACGTTCGATTACAAACCGCTATTGATCGAGCGGAACGGTCAGCCCTTCAACCCCGGGGGCAAGGTCGAACTGTTTCAGAGCACGCCGGGCGCCGTCATGCAAAGCCCCTGGAGCTGGGCGCAGTACGGCGAGTCGGGCAAGTGGATGAGCAGCCTGGTCCCCGAGCTCGCCACCTGCGTCGACGACATGGTCTTTCTGCCGTCGATGCAAGCGAAGTCGAACGTGCATGGGCCAGCAACATTCATGCAGGCGACCGGTTTCGTGCTGCCCGGTTTTCCTAGCATGGGCGCCTGGATCAGCTACGCGCTGGGCAACGCGAACGACAATTTGCCCACGTTCGTGGCGCTGCCCGACTCGCGCGGGTTTGCTCCGAATGGTCCGGCGAACTGGGGCCCCGGTTTTCTGCCCGCGGCGCATCAGGGGACGATGGTGCGGCCCGGTTCCGAGAACCCGATCTTCGACCTCTTTCCGCCAACGGGTGGTTACGTCACCGACGAAAGCGAGCACGCGGGGCGCGAATTACTCGCGCAATTGAACGAAGAGCATCTCGCCCAGCGCGCGGGAGACGCGCAGCTCGAAGCCCGCATTGCCTCGTACGAACTAGCGGCGCGATTGCAGTTGAGTGCCCCCGAGGTGCTCAGCCTGGCCGATGAATCGCGGCAGACGCTCGATCTGTACGGGGTCGATGATCCGGTGACGGCCGATTTCGGGCGCAATTGTCTGATCGCTCGCCGGCTGGTCGAGCGCGGGGTGCGCTTCGTCCAGGTGTGGAGCGGCGCGGACAATGGCTTCCCCCGCCGCAATTGGGATAGCCACGAGGATCTGGCCCGCGATCACGGCGACATGGGGCGCAGCATGGATCGTCCGGCCGCGGCGCTCATCAAGGATCTCAAGGCCCGCGGCATGCTCGACGAAACGATCGTGCTCTGGACGACCGAGTTCGGCCGCATGCCCTGCAGCCAGGGAAGCAGGGGGCGCGACCACAATCCCGACACGTTTACGTCCTGGGTCGCCGGCGGCGGCTTTCGCGGCGGGACCGTTTACGGTGCCAGCGACGAATGGTCGTTTCGCGCGGTCGAGCATCCCCTCTACTGCTACGATCTCCACGCCACGATCCTGCACCAATTGGGGATCGACCACACGCGGCTCACCTTCCGCCACAACGGCATCGACCGCCGGCTGACCGACGTCCACGGCAAGGTGATTCGAGACGTGGTGGGATGA
- a CDS encoding oxidoreductase, with protein MVADVITETHDTSTLVFFTGNDRLEYEPGHFLTIDPHQFAALDRFTRYLEDMKGKKEPPRAYSMCSAPDEKYLAVTVKEENYVTGQTKYPPLLSPLLVRRINRGTRMTITGFTGPYVLPHDIESRTDHLVHLCAGSGSVPNFSIIKHALSRRMKLRHTFIYTNKTYHDIIFRQQLDQLCEMYPEQLQVVHCVTREENVERRGPCYRKGRINAEVIRQYVPDISTAAYFCCGPGITKFDREAAKARGEQAAPRFLESTLSALEELGVTKKQIHRESYG; from the coding sequence ATGGTCGCCGACGTCATCACCGAGACGCACGATACCTCGACGCTGGTGTTCTTCACCGGCAACGACCGCCTCGAGTACGAGCCCGGGCACTTTCTCACGATCGACCCGCATCAGTTTGCGGCGCTCGACCGTTTCACGCGTTATCTCGAGGACATGAAGGGGAAGAAAGAGCCGCCGCGTGCCTACTCGATGTGCTCCGCCCCGGACGAGAAGTATCTGGCCGTCACGGTCAAGGAAGAGAACTACGTTACCGGCCAGACGAAGTACCCGCCGCTGCTGTCGCCGCTGCTCGTGCGGCGCATCAATCGTGGCACGCGCATGACGATCACCGGCTTCACGGGGCCTTATGTCCTGCCGCACGATATCGAGTCGCGGACCGATCATCTGGTGCATTTGTGCGCCGGCTCGGGCAGCGTGCCGAATTTCAGCATCATCAAGCACGCCCTTTCGCGGCGGATGAAGCTGCGGCATACCTTTATCTACACGAACAAGACCTACCACGACATCATCTTCCGACAGCAGTTGGATCAACTCTGCGAGATGTATCCCGAGCAGTTGCAGGTCGTCCACTGCGTCACGCGCGAAGAGAATGTCGAGCGGCGCGGACCCTGCTACCGCAAGGGGCGCATCAACGCCGAAGTCATCAGGCAGTACGTGCCCGATATCTCGACGGCCGCTTACTTCTGCTGCGGGCCGGGCATTACGAAGTTCGATCGCGAGGCCGCCAAGGCGCGCGGGGAGCAAGCGGCGCCCCGGTTTCTCGAGTCGACGCTTTCGGCTCTCGAAGAGCTGGGCGTGACCAAGAAGCAAATCCACCGCGAGAGTTACGGCTGA
- a CDS encoding PSD1 domain-containing protein, which yields MNLARACLVALRCCALCVGIIAAWALHGQVTCAEDLFRDKVAPLLETRCLECHRGIAARAKLSLASRADVLRGGEGGPAVEPGKPDESLLLDYISGDDPAMPKDAEPLAAAEVEAVRAWIAAGAEWPADVTLQARSLDGKAWWSLAPLEQPAVPQVEGDSAWARTPVDSFVLAKLVEAGLQPGREADRRTLIRRLTYDLHGLPPTPEEIDAFLADEDPQAYEQLVDRLLASPRYGERWARHWLDVVHFGESHGYDKDKKRNHAWPYRDYVIRALNEDRPYAPFVEEQVAGDVLRPGDVEAIAATGFLVAGPWDFVGHVELREGTVDKFKTRAIDRDDIVANTMSTFSSLTVHCARCHDHPFDPIPQHDYYQLQADFAGIDRGDRNCDAPELNARRHELTVQRDAARQKLEAAKAAAKDAPNSPLTELEQELTRCEAELASVPPPHLIFAALPIAPRPVVVLHRGDVEQPGEEAKPGALSALAGLEHRFVLSDPANEGERRVALAHWLTARDNVLTWRSIVNRVWHYHFGRGLVDTPNDFGRNGSRPSHPELLDWLAIEFRDNGQSLKALHRLLVTSAVYRQAWRDDAQAESVDAENRWLWRMPRRRLEAEEIRDALLAISGKLDSAMEGPSFELFEFEDDHSPRYQYVAMDRPDVFRRTVYARAVRSVPNPWLEALDCPDPSLSAPVRTTTITALQALALLNNPFVLRQAEYLAARLEGEATTPAERIERAYLLALGRPSRPNERAAMLDFVAKYGLPNACRVLLNTNEFVFIE from the coding sequence ATGAATCTCGCCCGCGCCTGCCTGGTTGCCTTGCGATGCTGCGCACTTTGCGTTGGTATCATCGCCGCCTGGGCGCTGCACGGCCAGGTGACCTGCGCCGAGGATCTCTTTCGGGATAAGGTGGCGCCGCTTCTCGAAACTCGCTGCCTCGAGTGCCATCGCGGCATCGCCGCGCGAGCCAAATTGTCGCTGGCGTCGCGGGCCGATGTCTTGCGCGGAGGCGAGGGGGGGCCGGCGGTCGAGCCCGGCAAGCCCGACGAGAGCCTGCTGCTCGATTACATCTCGGGGGACGATCCCGCGATGCCCAAGGACGCCGAGCCGCTGGCAGCGGCCGAGGTCGAGGCCGTGCGAGCGTGGATCGCCGCGGGAGCCGAATGGCCGGCGGATGTCACGCTGCAGGCGCGATCGCTCGACGGCAAGGCCTGGTGGTCGCTGGCGCCGCTCGAGCAGCCCGCGGTTCCGCAGGTTGAAGGCGATTCTGCCTGGGCTAGAACGCCAGTTGACTCGTTTGTACTCGCCAAGCTGGTCGAGGCCGGTCTGCAGCCGGGGAGAGAGGCGGATCGTCGCACGCTCATTCGACGCCTGACGTACGACCTGCACGGTTTGCCCCCCACCCCCGAGGAGATCGATGCCTTCCTGGCCGACGAGGATCCGCAAGCGTACGAACAGCTTGTGGATCGGTTGTTGGCCTCGCCGCGCTATGGCGAACGTTGGGCCCGGCACTGGCTCGACGTGGTGCATTTTGGCGAGTCGCACGGTTACGACAAGGACAAGAAACGCAATCACGCCTGGCCTTACCGCGACTATGTCATTCGGGCGCTGAACGAAGATCGCCCCTACGCACCCTTCGTCGAGGAGCAGGTCGCCGGGGATGTCTTACGGCCGGGAGATGTCGAGGCGATCGCGGCGACGGGATTCCTCGTCGCCGGTCCCTGGGATTTCGTCGGGCATGTCGAGCTGCGCGAAGGTACGGTCGACAAGTTCAAGACGCGCGCCATCGATCGAGACGACATCGTCGCCAACACGATGTCGACCTTCAGCAGTCTCACGGTCCATTGCGCACGCTGTCACGATCATCCGTTCGACCCCATTCCGCAGCACGATTACTACCAACTACAGGCAGACTTCGCCGGCATCGACCGGGGCGATCGCAACTGCGACGCGCCGGAACTGAACGCGCGACGTCACGAGTTGACCGTGCAGCGAGACGCAGCTCGCCAGAAGCTCGAAGCAGCCAAGGCCGCGGCCAAGGATGCGCCGAACTCGCCATTAACCGAGCTGGAGCAAGAACTGACGCGGTGCGAAGCCGAGTTGGCCAGCGTGCCGCCGCCTCATTTGATCTTCGCCGCGCTGCCGATCGCGCCCCGTCCCGTGGTCGTGCTGCACCGTGGCGATGTCGAGCAGCCGGGCGAAGAGGCAAAGCCGGGGGCTCTCTCGGCGCTGGCTGGACTCGAACATCGGTTCGTCTTGTCCGATCCGGCAAACGAGGGGGAGCGCCGCGTGGCGTTGGCCCACTGGCTTACGGCGCGCGACAACGTGTTGACCTGGCGCTCGATCGTGAATCGCGTCTGGCACTATCACTTTGGACGCGGCCTGGTCGATACGCCCAACGACTTCGGACGGAACGGCTCGCGGCCGTCGCACCCCGAGTTGCTCGATTGGCTGGCGATCGAGTTCCGCGACAACGGACAATCGCTGAAGGCATTGCATCGCCTGCTGGTTACCAGTGCCGTGTATCGACAGGCGTGGCGCGATGACGCGCAGGCCGAATCGGTCGATGCCGAGAATCGCTGGTTGTGGCGCATGCCCCGCCGGCGACTGGAGGCCGAAGAGATCCGCGACGCGCTGCTGGCGATTAGCGGCAAGCTCGATAGTGCGATGGAGGGGCCCAGCTTCGAGCTGTTCGAGTTCGAGGACGACCATTCGCCACGCTACCAATACGTCGCCATGGATCGTCCCGACGTGTTTCGCCGCACGGTTTACGCGCGGGCGGTGCGGAGCGTGCCTAACCCCTGGCTCGAGGCGCTCGACTGTCCCGATCCCTCGCTGAGCGCGCCGGTGCGCACGACCACGATTACGGCACTCCAGGCATTGGCGTTATTGAACAATCCCTTCGTGTTACGACAGGCCGAGTATCTGGCCGCACGTTTGGAAGGGGAGGCCACCACGCCGGCGGAACGCATCGAGCGCGCTTACTTGCTGGCGCTAGGGCGACCGTCCCGACCGAACGAGCGAGCGGCCATGCTCGACTTTGTGGCCAAGTACGGCCTGCCGAATGCTTGCCGCGTGTTGCTGAATACCAACGAGTTTGTCTTCATCGAATAA
- a CDS encoding trypsin-like peptidase domain-containing protein: MLVQIARRCGRPVGSIITRSRLAVALALSLSLCGLVASTDASELRRSAIVRAVQGAAPSVVNINGEKVLSPGDAGFTHTNSENRVNGMGTGVIIDDRGYIITNFHVVDGVEQIKVTLANRETMLAKVVSNDPSTDLAIIKIDSREPLPVLKIGTSKDLMAGETVIAVGNAFGYEHTVTVGIISALHRSVQVGDAQKYEDLIQTDASINPGNSGGPLLNIDGDLIGINVAVRVGAQGIGFAIPIDTALEVAADLLSTRRVDHTWHGVVTTSAEDVDDRAVVVAGFDDESPAARSGLKVGDRIQSIAGRRVERPCDLERAMLGHRPGDEIEIDVVRASEETTVKLVLAGVPESMRAPTGDPFWEVLGVRLKTIPSKQFQRHGTRYRGGLAITAVRPDGPAARQGIRRGDVLVGMHVWETISLENVSYILNRPDFAKFEPVKFYILRGNETLYGSLSVSRR, from the coding sequence ATGCTCGTGCAAATTGCCCGCCGTTGCGGTCGGCCCGTGGGGTCGATCATCACCCGCTCGCGCCTGGCGGTGGCGCTGGCCCTTTCGTTAAGCCTGTGTGGCCTCGTCGCGTCGACGGACGCGTCGGAATTGCGCCGCTCGGCCATCGTCAGGGCTGTACAGGGCGCCGCGCCATCGGTCGTCAACATCAATGGCGAGAAGGTGTTGTCGCCCGGCGATGCCGGCTTCACCCACACGAACTCGGAAAATCGTGTCAATGGCATGGGCACGGGCGTCATCATCGACGACCGGGGCTACATCATTACGAATTTCCACGTCGTCGACGGGGTGGAGCAGATCAAAGTGACGCTCGCCAATCGCGAGACGATGCTGGCCAAGGTCGTTTCGAACGATCCTTCGACCGATCTGGCGATCATCAAGATCGATTCGCGCGAGCCGTTGCCAGTGCTCAAAATCGGCACGTCGAAAGACCTGATGGCCGGCGAGACCGTCATCGCGGTCGGCAATGCCTTCGGTTATGAGCACACCGTCACCGTCGGCATCATCAGTGCGCTGCATCGCTCGGTGCAGGTGGGCGATGCGCAGAAGTATGAAGATTTGATCCAGACCGATGCCAGCATCAATCCGGGCAACTCTGGTGGACCGCTGCTGAACATCGACGGCGACCTGATCGGCATCAACGTGGCCGTGCGGGTCGGCGCCCAGGGCATTGGCTTCGCGATTCCGATCGACACCGCGCTCGAAGTGGCCGCCGACCTGTTGAGCACGCGTCGCGTCGACCACACCTGGCACGGCGTGGTGACCACGTCGGCCGAGGACGTTGACGATCGCGCTGTCGTGGTGGCAGGCTTCGACGATGAGAGTCCCGCGGCACGATCGGGACTGAAAGTGGGCGATCGCATTCAGAGCATTGCCGGCCGCCGCGTCGAGCGACCCTGCGATCTCGAACGGGCCATGCTCGGTCACCGCCCCGGCGACGAGATCGAGATCGACGTCGTCCGCGCCAGCGAAGAGACCACGGTCAAACTGGTGCTCGCCGGCGTGCCAGAATCGATGCGTGCTCCCACGGGCGATCCCTTCTGGGAGGTGCTGGGGGTGCGGTTGAAGACGATCCCGTCGAAGCAATTCCAGCGTCACGGCACGCGCTATCGCGGCGGCCTGGCGATCACCGCCGTTCGACCCGACGGTCCCGCCGCTCGACAAGGCATTCGCCGGGGCGACGTCCTCGTCGGCATGCACGTCTGGGAAACGATCTCCTTGGAGAACGTCTCCTACATCCTGAACCGCCCCGACTTTGCCAAGTTCGAACCGGTGAAGTTCTATATTCTGCGGGGTAATGAGACTCTGTACGGCAGCCTGAGCGTTTCGCGCCGCTAA